TAGCATAAAAACCTATTCACAAGAAAATATAGCTAAAAATTTTCTTAATTATTTTCCCGATACAGCTTTAGCGCAGCTTGTTGCAGCGCATCTAAATAAGATGTCAACCGATAATGTTACAATTAAAGAACTTGCAAGTATAAAAGGATATTTTGAATGTGGTCCAGGTGAAATATCAAACCTTAAGGGAATCGGCTATTTAACAGGAATTGAATCTTTTAATTGCTGTAAAAATAATGTTAGCATATTGCCGACTGAAATTGGAAAATTGATAAATCTAAAATCTTTAGATTTATGTAAAGCTTTTGAATTAGATACGATTCCTCCGGAAATCGGCAAATTAAAAAAGCTTACATATTTACGACTTTGTATGACACAAGTGAGGACCATACCTCCGGAAATAGGAAATCTAATAAATTTAGATACCCTATGGATTCTCTTTAACAACTTAACTTATTTGCCTAAGGAAATAGGTAGATTGAAAAACTTAAAATCTCTTTTTATTGATGGCAACAATTTAACTTTCTTGCCAAAAGAAATTGGCAAATTGAAAAATCTAGAATCATTAGAAGCGGGATCTAATCAACTGCAATTAATTCCTCCTGAAATTTGTGAATTGCCCAATCTTTTGTTTTTAAGCTTAGGCCATAATAAATTAAATGCTTTGCCGGAAAATATAGGGGATTTACACAAACTTGAATCTTTATATTTATTTGAAAATAATTTAAGGAAACTGCCGAAAAGCATTGTCCATTTAAGTAATCTTAAGCATTTAAATGTATATGACAATTATAACTTAAGCGAAAGCTATAAAAGATATCTACCAATTTTATTACAAAAAGAAAAAATTAATTAAAATAATGATTGATAAATCCTGGACACTTTTTTTAGACAGAGATGGCGTTTTAAATGAAGATAATGTAGGTGGCTATGTGCTCAGTGTAGAAGAACTGCAATTATTTGATGGTGTTACAGAAGCCATGCGCAAGTTCTCCGGCATTTTCGGAACGATAGTAGTTGTGACCAACCAAAGAAGTGTTGGTAAGGGTCTCCTAACCTTAGAAGAATTACATAGAATGAATGCTCAGATTTTGGAATGGATAAATGAAAAAGGCGGTAGAATTGATAAATTTTATTATGCCCCCGATTTAGAAGACGATGCTTTTAACCGCAAACCAAATATCGGCATGGCCTTACAGGCAAAAAAAGATTTCCCTAATATTGATTTTAGTAAAAGTATCATGGTCGGAAACAACCTTAGTGACATGCAGTTTGCACGGAATGCCGGCATCGCAAAATCTGTTTTCTTGACAACCACTGTGCATGATTTAGAATTCCCACACGCGTTGATTGACAAAAATTTCGAAACTTTGAAAAAATTTGCTGATAGCTTAAATGATTAAATAAAAATAGATTATTTCTCATTTTTTCAATAAAAAATTGAAATTGACCTCTAAATCAATGAAATTTTAATAGAATTATTAAATATTACATTTTTACATATTCATCATATTCATAAAATATCTTACTAATTGCGAACAATATGTATAACATAAAATACATTATGATAAATTTAATATTATAAAATTGTCAACAATATTGAATTAATAATTACTTTTGTTTTAAATAATTAATATAAATTATATCATTAATATATAATAAAACAAAAAATGACAAGGCCTAATATTAAACAAATAGCTCCTTTTTCTGTATTAGTTTTAATCGCATTAGCCGCATTATTCGTTCCCTCAATTGGAAAGATTGATACAAATAAATATAATGGTGCAGATATTACCTGGATGCTTATTTCGACTGCATTGGTTTTTCTGATGACGCCGGGTTTAGCTTTCTTTTATGGAGGAATGGTTAATCGCAAAAACATTCTTTCTACAATGATAAAAAGTGTAGTTGCGACTGGAGTAGTAGGTGTCATTTGGATTGTTGTCGGCTTTAGTCTCTGTTTCGGAGATTCTATTCATGGTTTTATTGGGAACCCCACCACCTTTTTATTTTTTAAGAACGTAGCATCGGCAAAACCTTGGAGCGGTGCACCTACTATTCCTTTGATGTTATTTTCATTATTTCAATTAATGTTTGCAATCATTACTCCGGGTCTAGTAGTGGGTGCCGTTGCGGAACGTGTACGTTTCACTTCCTATATTTTATTCATTGTATTATTTAGTTTATTGGTATATGCGCCATTGGCACATTGGAGTTGGCATCCAGATGGTTTTTTAGCACAAATGGGTGCATTAGATTTTGCAGGTGGCACAGTCGTTCATATTTCAGCCGGATGTGCAGCACTCGCAGGAGCTATGGTATTGAAACGCCGTAAAACCCATTTAGAACATAAGGAAAATATGCCAGTCAACATACCTTATGTATTAATCGGAACAAGTTTACTTTGGTTTGGATGGTTTGGTTTTAATGCAGGCTCGGCCATGTCTGCAGGAACTTTAGCTGTTTCAGCATTTGCCACGACAAATACTGCTGCAGCGGCATCTGGATTATCTTGGATGTTCTTCGATGTATTAAGGGGCAAAAAGCCATCTGTATTGGGATTTTGTATTGGTGCTGTTGTAGGCTTGGTGGCTATTACACCAGGTGCCGGATATATTGCAATTCCAGATAGTATTTTTATAGGCGTATTTGCAGCAGTAGTTTCTAATTTAGCTGTCCATTATAAATCAAAATCCAAATTGGACGACACCTTAGATGTATTTCCATGCCACGGACTTGGCGGTATCGTTGGAATGATTTTAACAGGCGTATTTGCAACCAAAACAGTAAATGCGGCCGGGGCAAATGGATTGTTCTATGGCAATGCCCATTTCTTTTTTACAGAATTAAAAGCAGTAGTTATTGTGGCTTTATATAGCTTTGGAATGTCCTTCCTTATATTTAAATTTATCAATTTTATTTCTCCTTTGCGCGTGAGTAAAGAGGAAGAAGAAATTGGATTAGATGCATCTCAACACGATGAAGGGTACTTATCGCCTATGGCACTTTTTGAAACAGCAGAAGTTAATTATCAAGTTTAAAAATAAAAGTGAAAGACGCAGGGTAAATTAGCTTGCGTCTTTTTCTTTTACTCCGTTCCACATTTGTTGCAGGAAGTTTTGTATTGCATACATATTCTCAACATTCTCCACTACCAATAAAAAATTAGTTCCCACTTGTTTTAAACGTGCCTTATTGGTTCCGGTTTGTAAATATTGCAAGATATTTTTAAAAAGATTGCTTTCAAAATAAGGTGAATCATTTTTATTAATAAAATAGCATCGTAGTTTTTTATCTTTCAAGGTCATTTTTTCAAAACCTAAACTAATGGCGAGTTTTCGGCTACGGAATGCAGCGAATAACTCTTCCACTTGTTTTGGCATGGGGCCAAAACGATCTATCAACTCTTGATGAAAAATTTGCAATTCTTCTTCGTTCTCACAATGATCTAAACGCGTATAAAGTGCTAGCCTTTCTGTAATACTTTCCACATATTCATCTGGAATTAAAATCTCCCGATCGGTATCAATCGTGCAATCCGAAACAAAATCGTCTTGTTTAGAAATTTCTTCTTTAAATAATTCTTTAAAATCGGTACGCTTCAATTCTCTTACTGCTTCTTCCAAGACTTTTTGATACATTTCAAAACCAATCTCTGCCATAAAACCACTCTGTTCACCGCCAAGTAAATTCCCTGCACCGCGAATATCCAAGTCGCGCATCGAAATTTGAAAACCGCTTCCCAAATCACTAAACTGCTCCAATGTTTGCAAGCGTTTCCGAGAATCAGCAGGCAATGTACTCATGGGGGGGGCTAATAAATAACAGAAAGCTTTTTTATTACTGCGACCAACTCGTCCGCGCAATTGATGTAAATCGCTTAACCCAAAATGATGCGCATTATTAATGATAATCGTATTTACATTGGGAATATCCACGCCGCTTTCTACGATATTGGTACAAACCAATACATCGTATTTTCTATCAATAAAATCTAATATTTTCTCTTCTAATTCTTTACCTTCCATTTGACCATGCGCATAGGAAACACTCAAATCCGGACATAAGGTTTGTATTAAAGCACTCATTTCTTTTACGCCTTGTACACGATTAAAAATAAAGAAGACCTGCCCGCCTCTTTCAATTTCAAAATAAATCGTATCGCGAATAAAATCTTGTGAGAACACCTGCACTTCCGTTTGAATCGGCTGTCGATTAGGTGGTGGGGTATTAATAATACTTAAATCTCTTGCTCCCATCAAACTAAATTGCAATGTACGAGGAATGGGTGTCGCCGTCAAGGTAAGGCTATCAACATTGGTGCGTAGTGTTTTCAACTTTTCTTTATGTGCCACACCAAATTTTTGTTCTTCATCAATAACCATTATACCCAAATCCTTAAACTTCACGTCCTTGCCCAGCAATGCATGTGTACCAATAATAATATCTATTTTACCATCGGCCAATCTTTGCAAAGTCTCCTTTTTTTCTTTCGCCGATTTAAAACGATTAATATAATCCACCGTAACAGGGAATCCATTTAATCGTTCCGAAAATGTTTTAAAATGTTGAAAAGCAAGAATAGTTGTTGGCACTAATACTGCGGCTTGTTTGCCATCAACAACACTTTTAAATGCAGCACGCACCGCAATTTCTGTTTTACCAAAGCCTACATCACCACAAATCAATCGATCCATAGGCGAAGCGCTTTCCATATCTTTTTTTACATCGGCAGTAGCTTTGCTTTGGTCAGGCGTATCCTCGTAAATAAAACTCGCTTCCAATTCCGTTTGCATATAAATATCGGCTGAGAAGGCAAATCCCTGCTGCGCCTTACGTTGCGCATATAGTTTTATTAAATCGAAAGCAATTTCTTTTACTTTGGTCTTGGTTTTTTCTTTCAGTTTATTCCAAACATCGCTGCCCAATTTATTTATCTTAGGCTGTGTTCCTTCTTTACCGGTATATTTAGAAATTTTGTGCAAAGAGTTTATATTCACATACAAAATATCATTGTCTCTATAGATTAATCTTACAACCTCCTGCACCGTTCCATTCGTTTCCATTTTTTGCAAGCCACTAAAACGTCCAACACCATGATCTATGTGCGTTACAAAATCTCCGGGTTGTAAATCACGCAAGGCTTTCAAGGTAAGTGCCTTATTTTTATTGAAAGCTTGTTTTACATGATATTTATGATAACGTTGGAAAATTTGATGGTCGGTAAAACATACAATTTTCAATTCATTATCAATAAAACCTTCGTGGATGCTTGTAGGAATTGGTGTAAACTGAATTTCAGTATTCAGATCCTTGAAAATACTATTGAGCCTCTCCAATTGTTTAGCCTGTTCCGAAAAAATATAAATACTATATTTTTTCGTTTCATAAGACTTTAATTCTTTTATAAGTAAATCGAAATTTCGGTTAAAAGCCGGCTGTTCCTGCGTTTCAAAAGAAATTTCAAATTTGGATAATATAGATTGATATCCAAATTCTACAATTGGTTTTTGTAAAATCTCTCCCTTAATTTCTTCAGAAGAAAGAAAATCCGAAAGCTTAATTTCTTTTAAGATTTTGGTTTCATCCGGATCATCCTGTACCTGTGATTTTATCAGCCCAATCTCCAACTTTTCTAAAAACTCTTTTAAATCGCTGCGCTGCTTATTAATTCCTTCAGCAATTACATCCCAATCTTTTAGCCAAATGACAGTATTCTCAGGCAAAAATTCCATTAATGAAACTTTCTCTTCAGCTTCAAATTGAGTTTCAATATTTGGGATAATAGAAATCTGCAAAAGCTTGCGCTCGCTCAATTGCGATTCAGGGTCAAACAAACGTATGCTATCCACCTCATTGCCAAAAAGCTCCACCCGATAAGGCCTCTCATTGCCAAAAGAATAAATATCTAAAATGCCACCACGCAAAGCAAATTGTCCGGGCTCATAAACAAAATCGGTGCGTGCAAAGCCATATCCAATAAATTGCTCCAACAATTTATCCAAATCCAAAGTATCATTTACTTTGATATGAATAATGTTTCCGCTCAAAGTTTTGGGCAATACGACTTTCTCAAATAATGCTTCCGGATATGTAACCAAAGCTCCAACACGCTCCCCCAAAGGCGATGAAAACCTGGTCAACGCTTCGGTGCGCAACATTATATGAGAAGAATTTAGCAATTGAAAATTCTTTCTACTTTTAAAAGAAGATGGGAAATAAAACAAGTTCAAAGCCTTAGTCAAATTTTCCAATGTATTGTGAAAATAAGCCGCTTCTTCCGCATCATTTAAAACAAAAACGTGGTTGAAATTTTTCAATCGGGAATGCCGGAATACTGATGCAGCAATGAATTCAGCAGAGCTGCCTTGCAAGTTTTTTAAGAAGATTTTTTCCGGTTGGGCAATAGAAATCCGCTCCACCAACTGATGCAGGGCAGTATAACCTTCGTACTTACCTAATAAAGTTTGTAAGTTCATAACGCGCCGCAAAGGTATGAATTTTCAAGAGAGAAGAGAGAATTAGTTCATTTCTACTTCATAAAAAATCTCAGTTTCCCAAAATGGTTTCGTAATATTGTTTGCATACAAATAATGAATGATGGCAGCAGAAATAAAATGTCCAAATTGCGGATATGATTTTGATCCGGGCGAATCTTTTAAAAAAGAAGTGCAAGTACAGTTGCGCGCGCAAATGGAAGATTGGAAAAAACAAAAAGAAAACGAATTCTCTCAAAAAGAAGAATTACTAAAACAGCAAGAAGCTAATCGAAAATTGCAATGGGAAGAGGATTTGAAAAAGAAAAATAAAACACTAGAAGAAAATATTCGCAAATCCTTAGCTAGTGATTTTGAAAACGAAATAAAACTCCTAAAAGAATCTGCTTCTGAAAATGAAGAGAAATTAAAAACTGCCAGGCAAAAAGAATTGGAGTTTCTGCATAAAGAAAAAGCTTTGAAAGAAAGAGAAGCAGAAATGGAATTGCAGGTGCAACGCCAAATAATTTTAGAAAGGGAAAAACTAAAAGAGCAATTACAAAAAGAAGAAGCAGAAAAAAACTCCTTAAAAGAATCTGAGCATGTAATGCGCGTGCGCGAATTGGAAAAACAGCTTAATGATCAAAAAAAATTAGCAGAAGAAATGCGCCGAAAAGTAGAACAGGGCAGCATGCAATTGCAAGGCGAAGTACAAGAATTGGAACTTGAAAATTTATTGAGAGAAACATTTCCTTTCGATAAAATAGAAGAAGTCGCCAAAGGCGTAAAAGGCGCAGATTGTATTTTGAGCGTACATAACCGATTGGGTAATGAAGCAGGGAAAATAATTTTCGAAAGTAAGCGAACAAAAGATTTTAATAACGAATGGATTGAGAAGTTGAAGAAAGATATGCGCAGCCTCAATGCGGATATAGCTGTAATTGTAACGCAAACCCTTCCAAAAGATATGGAGCGTTTTGGTGAAAAAGACGGTATTTATATTTGCAATTTTGCCGAAGTAAGAAGTGTGGTCTTATTGCTACGCAACGGACTGTTGAAATTTGCCGAAGCACGCCAGAGCCAGGAAAATAAAGGCGATAAAATGGTGATGCTTTATGATTATTTGACCGGTCACGAATTTGGTGAACAATGGAAAGCAATCAGTGAAGGATTTAGGGCAATGCGCAACAGTATACAGAAAGAACGGGATACAATGGAAAGATTATGGAAAGCCCGCGAAAAACAATTGGAAAAAGTATTGCTCAATGCGACACATATTCGTGGTTCAATCGAAGGGATTGCAGGTTCTGACACCATTAATCTTAGTCTAACAGATGATGAAGATTTACTCTTGTTAGAGTAATATTTACTTGGGGAGGAAATCCTCACGCACCGGTGTAAAAACGTCTATCAATGCACCGGTTTCTAGACATTCACAGCCATGGAGAATATCTGAAACCATAAAACATGCATCTCCTTGTTTTACAATTTTCTTTTCTTCCCCGATAGTAAATTCAAAAACACCACTTTCAACAAAAGTGGCTTGCGTATGCGGATGCCTATGAAGGATGCCTTTTACACCTTTTTCAAAATTTATTTTGACCATCATCATTGTATCATTATACCCCAATATTTGACGCGAAACACCCGGTTCAGGCATTTCGATCAATAAATTTTCCTGGAAGATAAAACCTGTATTACTCATTCTTATTAATATTTAATTCAACTGTACTTCCGGCATAGTTTCCTGTTGGGAGTTGGCAATTGACTTTTTTACCATTAACACCTATCTCTACATTTTTTAATAATTGCGTTGGGTCAGCAACTGAAAGCGATAAACTATTTGTATCAGAGGGTTTCAACATCAACACACATGCCTTGTTTACTGTAATTTTATTTTTCCCATAAATCAATTCTCCTTTTTCATAAAATACAGCTTGTAATATTTTCAATTTTGTATCATAAACCGCTTGCAGATGATCATTATTTGCTAATATGTCAATATCAGAAATTGGGTAATCTTTCATTTCATTTTCATCAACCCCCGGAACTACAATATAAGCGTAGTGCTCATTTTGAGGCTTCTTACCATGATTAAACCAAGCTTTAAAAATATAACCGCTCGTAGTATCTGCTTTTTTATACTTCTTATTTATTCTTTGCCAATCATTCTTCTCAAAATCTTGTGTCACGCTAATATTTCCTCCTTCCGGGAAAAAATAGCCAATACTATCTTGCCATAACCAGTTATCTTTTTTAGCATTAAAATCAAGATGATCATCTGTATTTTCCAATCCATTCTTAGAGCTAAAGGCTTTTGTACGCAACCAACATTGATTAATTGTGGTAGTAATAGGCTGTTCTGCATCGGAATAAATTCCGGCACCCAAACAAACAATTTCATTATCAAAATAAAAATAAGATTTATTAGCCTTAACACCGTCAAAATTGTGCTGATAAACATTTGCACCATATAGACTGTCGGAAACGCCTCCGACAAATTGTGTAGATCCCGGCTGCCCCCAAGAAGTCGTAGTGGGTATATCTTTATTATAATCACGTGAAGTTACTCCCGGGATTTTATCATATTCCCACAAAGGAAAAATCTGATAATATTCATCTCCGCTCCTTTGTATATCTGTAGCTCCATCTCCCATTGTACGGCCTAATACATTTTCACCATTGCCCGTTTCAGTTCTTTTTGTACGGATTGAATTGCTTCTTACTGTGAATAAATAACCCGGCCGCACTTGTATCGTATAATCACCTTTCCAAAATTGCTGATGAGTAGGCTTGATGCCATAAGATGCCGGTTTTTTATTATCGATTCTTTCAACTAATTGCAGATATAATTCTTTGTCCTTGGGATTTACCAATTCTACGTTATGCAACAACCCAGATTTATTAGATAGTTTTTTGAATAAATTTCCTTTGCGCGAAACGCCGCGACCTGTCGTACTAAAATCGCTATAACCTGCTCTTAAAGTATTTAAAAATACTTGGTTGAAGTAATGAACAATCATCTTCTTTTTATCTGCTGGTATTGCCCATTGGGTATCTCTTAAAAAAGCAGCTATTTTAAATTCATCATCTATAAATACAACTCCGTAAGCTGCAATTTGCAATTGCGGGCCATGTTGCAAAAAAGTATAATCATATTGTAACCCTTCTTCATTGGTAAAAGAAACAGGTTCAAAGCATTGTTCTACAGCTGAATCCAAAAGCGGTTTATTTCTTGTGAGCACGGCGCGATAAATACAAATAAGTGCTTCATCAATTTTATTTGCACCGGTTTTTTTATACATATTTCCTCGTTGCATTTTTTCAATCAAAGAATTTTTTATAGAAGCAGGGATAGATATATTAGCGTTTTGCAATAACAATAAAATTTGTCCGATAACCCGAGGGCATGCTATTTCGTTGCTATACCAATTGGGAGAAATAGGGTCTTTTTTATTCCAGTAATCCAATGAAGCAATGATATTGTCGTACAAAATTTTATCGTCATATTTTTTGCATAATGGGTTCGTATAAGCAATTATAAAAGATTCTATATTGGCTAGATGTTCTACCGCATTCCACTTAATTAAGACCTTAGTGTCATAATCAATATTCTTAAAAGAACCATCTGCTCGCAACTTTTCACTTTGCAGCTTTCCTACTTTTGTATCTATGTTTTTTGCCGCAACTTGGTTTGTGGTTGATCGAAGATCCGCAACTATTCGCCTCTCAATAAGCGCAAGATTGTCTTTTTGTTTTTGGGAAATACTGCTTTGTTGCGCAAAAACACTTATACTAAGTAAACAACAAAATAGAATTAATGAATACGTTTTCATATTTTTCATAAAATAGACAGAATATCATCAAATGTAAATAACTATTGGAATTTCAGTATACATGACAAGCCATTTTTTTCATAATTAAGTAACGACTAATTTGCCTTTTCAACAATAATTAAAACAGCATAAATACCTGCCTGCAAGGAAGCACGCTACAAGTAAATGCAAAACAGGCTGTACACAATATTTTTGCATACAACCTGTTTTTATAAAAGAAGTAATTTCTAATTAATACTCGTCTTCATTAAACATAAAGTCCTCCTGGCTCGGGTAATCGGGCCAAATATCTTCTATGCTCTCATATACCTCACCTTCGTATTCCAACTCTTGCAAATTTTCAACTACTTCTATGGGGGCGCCTGAGCGTATAGCAAAATCTATCAATTCATCCTTGCTTGCTGGCCAAGGTGCATCTTCAAGATAGCTGGCTAATTCTAAAGTCCAAAACATAATTTTCCCATTTTAAATTTCGGCAAAAGTAATCCATCATTTGGAACTACCAAATAACATTTTTGCATTGGAGAATTAAGGTATAGTTAAATTAAAGTAAAAACGTAATTTTGAAGCTATGTTTGCAAATAGAGAAAGATAAATTTTATGCTCAAAGCCGTCAATATCCACAAGAAATACAATCAGTTAGAAGTCCTAAAAGGCGTAAGCTTGGAAATTCAAAAAAAAGAAATTGTGTCCATTATTGGTTCTTCCGGCGCCGGGAAAACAACTCTTTTGCATATTTTAGGCACATTAGATAGTTCCGACAAAGGCGAATTTTATCTAAACAATCAACCTTTTCATAAACTGAAAGACAAGAAATTGGCTGCCTTTAGAAACAAAAATATTGGTTTTGTATTTCAGTTTCACCATCTTTTACCAGAGTTTACGGCATTGGAAAATGTATGTATACCTGGTTGGCTAGCAGGTAAAAAGAAAAAAGAAGTAGAAAACGAAGCGATAAAATTATTGAAAAGATTGAATTTGGCTGATCGACTAGAAAATAAACCAAGTGCATTAAGTGGCGGTGAGCAGCAACGCGTAGCAGTTGCCAGAGCTTTGATTAACAAACCATCTATTGTATTTGCAGATGAACCAACAGGAAATTTGGATAGTAAAAATGCCAAGGAATTACACAATTTATTTTTACAACTTCGTGATGAATTTGATCAGACCTTTTTAATAGTTACGCATAACCAAGAATTAGCCGAAATGAGTGACCGAATATTGAAAATGAAGGACGGACAGATTTGGGAAGAATAATTTTTTAAAAAATAGGTATTAAATCCAATCCCTGCAATCTATTTCCTCGGTTTCCACTTTACTTCTTCTACATTAAGTTGCATTGCAATAAATCTACCTAATACAAAAAGATAATCACTTAGCCGATTAAGATATTTTATTACCAGTAAAATATTTGCCTCTTCTTGTTCGCTGAAAAGTCCTACACACAAGCGTTCTGTACGTCGACAAATCGTGCGTGCAATATGTGAATGAGAAACAATTACATGCCCTCCGGGCAAAAGAAAATGTGTCATTTTAGGTAAGGAATCATTCATTTTATCTATTTCCTTTTCTAATAAAATAATATCTTCTTCTCTTAAATCGGGAATAGCAAAGCGCGGTTCTTTTTCAGGATCACAAGCTAATGCTGCACCAATAGTAAATAACCTGTCTTGAATCTCCGTTAATATTGAAACTAAAGAAATAGTGACTAAATAATCATTCAGCAACCCAATTTGTGCGTTTAATTCATCAATCGTACCATAGCATTCCACACGCAGATTATTTTTACGAACGCGGGTACCGCCAATTAAAGAGGTTTGACCTTTATCTCCGGTTTTTGTGTATATTTTTGCCAAATCTATTGCGATATTAATCAGTATTAAGATTAGATTTCGTTGACATTTTTCGGAAAGAATTACCCGATTTCAATGCGTCAAAATGGGACTTCCTTTTTGGGCAGTATTTATATTATCAGATTCAATAATCCCATCACGTAATCGTATTACACGTTTCGCATATTCTGCAATATCTTCCTCGTGCGTTACCAATACAACAGTATTTCCTGCGGCTTGAATCTGACCAAAAATTTCCATAACTTCTACCGAAGTTTTTGAATCCAGGTTTCCGGTAGGTTCATCAGCTAAAAGGATCGCAGGGTTATTAATGATGGCGCGAGCAATCGCTACACGTTGAATTTGTCCGCCGCTCATCTCATTAGATTTATGATGGCTACGATCACCCAATCCTACTTTTTCTAATGCAGCAATAGCGCGTTCTATTCTCTCTTCTTTATTTACTCCGGCATATATAAGCGGTAATGCTACATTTTCTGCAGCAGTAAGTCTCGGGAGTAAATTAAATTGCTGAAATACAAATCCTATTTCCACATTTCTTACATCAGCCAAATCATCATCGGGCATTTTGCTTACATCTTTTCCATTTAAAATATATGTCCCTCCAGTAGGTGTATCTAAGCAACCTAAAATATTCATTAATGTGCTTTTGCCACTTCCCGAAGGCCCCATCAATGCTACATATTCATTCTTAAAGATGTCAAGAGAAATACCTTTTAATACCGGTATCCCCTGCCCGCCCATAAAATATTGCTTTTCTATTTTATTTAAATGAATGATAGAAGACATAGCTATTTTATTAAATTATTTTTTAATTACCTTTGGAACTAGAATGTACTCTCCATCAGTATTAGGTACATTTTTCAATGCTTCTTCACGTGTAATACTTCCTTCTATAACATCATCACGCAATATATTTTGATGTGGTGTAATATGCAATAATGGCTCTACATTAGAAGTATCGACTTCGTTTAGTTTTTCAACAAACGAAATCATTTCTTTCAAATCAGATTTTATCGCTTCTTTTTCTT
The Arachidicoccus soli DNA segment above includes these coding regions:
- a CDS encoding cupin domain-containing protein produces the protein MSNTGFIFQENLLIEMPEPGVSRQILGYNDTMMMVKINFEKGVKGILHRHPHTQATFVESGVFEFTIGEEKKIVKQGDACFMVSDILHGCECLETGALIDVFTPVREDFLPK
- a CDS encoding polysaccharide lyase family 8 super-sandwich domain-containing protein, with amino-acid sequence MKTYSLILFCCLLSISVFAQQSSISQKQKDNLALIERRIVADLRSTTNQVAAKNIDTKVGKLQSEKLRADGSFKNIDYDTKVLIKWNAVEHLANIESFIIAYTNPLCKKYDDKILYDNIIASLDYWNKKDPISPNWYSNEIACPRVIGQILLLLQNANISIPASIKNSLIEKMQRGNMYKKTGANKIDEALICIYRAVLTRNKPLLDSAVEQCFEPVSFTNEEGLQYDYTFLQHGPQLQIAAYGVVFIDDEFKIAAFLRDTQWAIPADKKKMIVHYFNQVFLNTLRAGYSDFSTTGRGVSRKGNLFKKLSNKSGLLHNVELVNPKDKELYLQLVERIDNKKPASYGIKPTHQQFWKGDYTIQVRPGYLFTVRSNSIRTKRTETGNGENVLGRTMGDGATDIQRSGDEYYQIFPLWEYDKIPGVTSRDYNKDIPTTTSWGQPGSTQFVGGVSDSLYGANVYQHNFDGVKANKSYFYFDNEIVCLGAGIYSDAEQPITTTINQCWLRTKAFSSKNGLENTDDHLDFNAKKDNWLWQDSIGYFFPEGGNISVTQDFEKNDWQRINKKYKKADTTSGYIFKAWFNHGKKPQNEHYAYIVVPGVDENEMKDYPISDIDILANNDHLQAVYDTKLKILQAVFYEKGELIYGKNKITVNKACVLMLKPSDTNSLSLSVADPTQLLKNVEIGVNGKKVNCQLPTGNYAGSTVELNINKNE
- a CDS encoding DUF2795 domain-containing protein, with protein sequence MFWTLELASYLEDAPWPASKDELIDFAIRSGAPIEVVENLQELEYEGEVYESIEDIWPDYPSQEDFMFNEDEY
- a CDS encoding ABC transporter ATP-binding protein, with amino-acid sequence MLKAVNIHKKYNQLEVLKGVSLEIQKKEIVSIIGSSGAGKTTLLHILGTLDSSDKGEFYLNNQPFHKLKDKKLAAFRNKNIGFVFQFHHLLPEFTALENVCIPGWLAGKKKKEVENEAIKLLKRLNLADRLENKPSALSGGEQQRVAVARALINKPSIVFADEPTGNLDSKNAKELHNLFLQLRDEFDQTFLIVTHNQELAEMSDRILKMKDGQIWEE
- a CDS encoding cob(I)yrinic acid a,c-diamide adenosyltransferase, whose translation is MAKIYTKTGDKGQTSLIGGTRVRKNNLRVECYGTIDELNAQIGLLNDYLVTISLVSILTEIQDRLFTIGAALACDPEKEPRFAIPDLREEDIILLEKEIDKMNDSLPKMTHFLLPGGHVIVSHSHIARTICRRTERLCVGLFSEQEEANILLVIKYLNRLSDYLFVLGRFIAMQLNVEEVKWKPRK
- a CDS encoding ABC transporter ATP-binding protein, producing MSSIIHLNKIEKQYFMGGQGIPVLKGISLDIFKNEYVALMGPSGSGKSTLMNILGCLDTPTGGTYILNGKDVSKMPDDDLADVRNVEIGFVFQQFNLLPRLTAAENVALPLIYAGVNKEERIERAIAALEKVGLGDRSHHKSNEMSGGQIQRVAIARAIINNPAILLADEPTGNLDSKTSVEVMEIFGQIQAAGNTVVLVTHEEDIAEYAKRVIRLRDGIIESDNINTAQKGSPILTH
- the gatC gene encoding Asp-tRNA(Asn)/Glu-tRNA(Gln) amidotransferase subunit GatC; the protein is MEKEKAKVKDKLLKFSDFPLSPYFLQNCRLSKILGDLACFAYFCCMVEITNKLVDDLAHLSRLTFNEEEKEAIKSDLKEMISFVEKLNEVDTSNVEPLLHITPHQNILRDDVIEGSITREEALKNVPNTDGEYILVPKVIKK